Part of the bacterium genome is shown below.
AGTTTATCGGTTAACTTAATTTATTATGAAAAAATATATTTTTTATACATCAGAAGGTTTTACGGAAAATAATAATTTTGAACAAGTAGAAAATTGTCAAATTTTAGATTGGCAAAACGGGAAAGATGAAAAAGAAGCTTTTGAAAATTTTAAAAAAGAAAATCCAAGTATAGATTTTGAAAAAATCTGTTGTCAAGAATTGGCGAATGATAAAATTTATTATTTATAGTTGATTATATGATTGGAGTTGAAGCCGGTCTTGATAGCAATGGGAGAAAGAATCGCGGCGGTCACGCGATGGAAAATATTGTTGAGGTATTTATCAAAGATGTTTGTAGGAAAAGTCATTTTAGATATTTAAAAGAAGCCAATGCCGAAAAAATAAAAAATGAGTTAGGCTATGATGTCCCAGTTGATAAATCTTCTAGAAGATATGATTTTGTTATTGATAATAGTAAAGAATTATTTATTATTGAAACTAATTTTTATGGTGGTGGTGGCTCAAAGCTAAAATCTACTGCCGGAGAGTATCGAAATTTGTTTGATGTTTTAAGTGGAAAATATAAGTTTTTCTGGATTACCGATGGTGTGGGGTGGAAGACTACCGCGAAGCCACTTCGAGAAACATTTGATCACAATGACTACCTTTTTAATTTGGTAATGCTCGAAAAAGGAATTTTGGAATTTTTATTAAGATAAATTATGACAGATTTCACTAACGATTTTTCTTGGTCTAAGTCGAGAGATAATCTTTTTAAAGAATGTGCTAGAAAATACTATTTCCGTTATTATGGTAGTTGGGGTGGCTGGGAATTTAATGCACCGGAAAGAGTAAGACAAATATACATCCTTAAACAGTTAAAGAGTCGCTATATCTGGATTGGTCAAGTGGTTCATTCCTGTATTGAAAGAAGTATTAAAAATATTTATAAAGGTATTAGACCTCTCAATATAGAAGAAATTATTAAAATTACTGAGAGGATGATGCGTGCAGATTTTGCATCCTCTAAGAGCGGAAGATACCTTAAAATACCTAAAACCTGCGCTCTTTTCGAGCATGAATATAATATTGACGTAGGCGAAGATGAATGGGAAAAGGTTTATGCTTATGTAGAAAAATGCCTCAGGAATTTCTATGGGTCTGAACTTTATCAAGAACTATATTCCTGTTCTTTGCCAAAAGAGAATTGGCTTGAAATTGAGGAGTTTTCCAGTTTCTGGCTTGATTATGTAAAGGTTTATGTCTCACTTGATTTTGCTTATAAGCATGAACAAGATATTGTCATTTATGATTGGAAAACGGGAAGAAGCGAGAAATTAGAGAAAGATAATATTCAGCTTGCTTGTTATGCTCTTTATGCAATGGAAAAGTGGAAAGTCCCGACAACCAATATTAAGACAGCAGAATACAATCTTGGAAGAAATGAGATTCATAAATTTCCGGTAGACTCGGCAGTAATTGAGGGTGTCAAAGAATACATGAGAGGTAGCATAAGAGATATGAAAGAACTTCTGCGTGATAAAGTTTTGAATGAAGCTGTAGAAGAGGATTTTGTTAAGACTATTGATGAAAATAGGTGTTCCAAATGTAATTTTAAAAAAGTATGTTTAGACTGAGAATTGCATCAATCCCCTCTGTTTTCTTTTCCTGGAGACCAGGACTAAAATCCCGGAAATATTTCAGATTTCTCCCCCTTCTCTAATCTCTCTTCCTCCCGCCACTAAAACTTTGGCGGGCAAGCCCTCCACAAAAATCGGCGGGCAGGCATTGGAAAATCCCTCTTTTTTGAAACTTTGTCCGATGTCCCGATGCATATCGGGATTCGGACTCCTTCGGAGTTTTCGTAAAGAAAAAAACTGTACTGGGTTTTCGCAAACACCGTTAGGTGTTTTTGCGTTATTCATACGCTTCAATAGCGGAGAGGGTACGGAGTGGAAGTGGAGCAAAAGCGAACAGAATATTTTGTCTAATTTAGAGAATTCTCTTAATATGCTTGTATTTTAGCCAAAACATGGCTATATTTACCCCATATTTTAGCCAATTTACGAAGAGATAGTTGCTACCTTAACAAAAACATTTGACCCCGTTAGAGATTTAATAAGTTGCTCTCAGATATTATATAGTGGGATAGTTGCTTATCTGGTTGGTGGAATATTCAGCGTTTTTTAAAATCTCTAACGGGGTTGACATAAGAAGAAATTGCAAATATAATTTAACTCGTGTTAAGGAAACCTTACATCTGTTAATAAAACTTTACATTGCCAAGTGAAGGATTCAAAGATGGCTATAGAAAAAAGTTTGGATAATATTCTAAACTCTCGGTCTAAGGTTGCAATTATACGGTTGTTTGTATCAAAGACCGATGACTTTAGGGCATCCGGCAGGGAAATAGCAAAGCTGGTGCATCTTTCTGCTCCGGCTGCGCATACTGCCCTAAAAGGACTCTATAATCAAGGGGTTCTTAAGTTGGATATCATTGGCAAACAACACATTTATAATCTGGATAGTAAAAACAGGACTGTTAAGGAAATGTTACGACCGATGTTTGAGAAAGAGATTTCTGTTAAAGAGGAAATTAAAGATTATTTAATCAAACAGATTAAGCAGATAGATGTACAGAATAAAATTATATCTTGTATTTTGTATGGGAGTTTAGAAAAAGGCGAAACCACCGATAGTAGTGATGTAGATGTTGCGGTTATAATCGGGAATGAAAAAGACAAAACCGAAGTAGAAGAGAAATTTTTAAATAATATAGCAGTTAACTTTAAGGAATATTTTAAGCTCAATTTAGATGCTTACATTAAAACCAAAGATGAATTTCGTCTTCGGTTAAAGAAAAATCTTCCTCCTGTTTCAACTCTTATGAAATCCTATTCTGTAATCTGGGGGAGTGAACCGTTGGATATTTGAGGTTGATATGACGCCCAAAAATTTAAAAATCAAAAAGGAAGACCGTTCTGCTGCTTCAGATTATCTAAAAAAAGCAACGGACAATTATGAACAGATGCTTTTGGCGATTCAGAAAGATAATTTTAATGCTTCCGCCACGCTGGCTCTCCAATGTGTAATTTCTTCTGCTGATGCTGTATGTGTTTTCGAAAAGGGAGTTCGTTCTATCTCTCCGAATCATTTGGATGTTTGTGATTTGGTTGGTTCTTTACCTATTAAGGAAGCAAAAGAGAAAAGTACCTTGCTCAGGAAAATTATTGCTAAAAAGAATTTAATTCAATATGAGAGACGAAATTTTTATCAAAAGGAAGCATTAGAAGTAGTAAAAATAGCTACAAGGTTTTATCAATGGGTAAATGAACAAATTTCTCTCATATAAAATATGCAGGGGATTATTCCCTGCCTACTGCTTTAAAAAACTCCCCGAAGAGAGAACTCGATTTTCGTAAAGAAAAAACTGCACTGGGTTTTCGTTACTACGATAACTTGAGATTTTAACTTTTTATGCTAAAATGAATTTAGTTATGAATAAGGAAAATGCGGGGTTCACTCTTCTTGAGATTCTAACTGTTGTTGCCATTATCGGTTTACTCGCAGCTATGATTTTCCCGACTTTGGGAAAAATGAGAATAAGAGCCCGGAGGTCCAAAGCGATTTCAGAGCTAAACACTATAAAACTTGCGCTGATAGATTATTATTCTGAATATAGCGGATTTCCGTATAATGATATGGCTCCAGACAAAAGCGGACTTTATAAATTATTTGAAGAGGATTATTTAGATACAGCTTTAGCGGATGCTTTTGAAAGTTCTCAACCTTATAAATATTACTCTTGCAACGATGGAGGGGTGGGTACTGCCGATTCTTGTATAGTGTTTTCGGTAGGGGTCAATGGGAAAGAGGATCCGAGTTATAAGGACGCGACAATTGACGATTTTGATGAAGCCATTAGGGATGCTTTTCCGAATATGAGCGACCTTGACCAAATGCCGACATCTGATAATATTTACCTATTTACTACTAATGCGTCAAGAAACGACCCATTGGCAATAAGAGAAGGTGAAATTCGGTATAACAAGTAGTTTTTATATCTCTTGCTTGAATTTTTTAATTATCTGGCGTGGTACCCAAGCAGCAAGGGAGCGGTCTGCAAAACCGTTATGCGTGGGTGCAACTCCCACCCACGCCTCCGGTGGTTGTCTAAAATCTGCAGTTGGTTTTTTTTAACTTATCACTTACACCCACTGATTTCCCCCTAGAAATTGCGAATGCAATTTCAGGGACTTTGGTCCTAGAAATTCCTTGAATTTCTCAGGGTACGAAATCAAACTGTGGGTGCAAGCAACTATTGATTTAAATCTCTGACGGGATTGACCCGCCACTTCCTGTCACTACTACGATGGCGAGGCAAGGCAAACTGGCGAGGTCAGGCCCACCAAAGTTTCCTTGGCGGATTGACAAGTAAAAAGTTCCGCGATATACTATTTCTGTAAGTAATCATTATTGATTATATAAGGAAACACTGTTATGAGATATTTAGAGTTTAAGAAACGTATTCAGGATATGCCGATTTTTGTCAGTCGGGATTTGAGTATGTTTGGAGAAGATAATCAGATTGCGCGTAATCAAATCAGGCGCTGGCAGGTTCAGAACCTTTTAATTAAGCTTAGAAAAGGTGTATATATTTTAAACAAAAATGACAGGAAGATTAATCCTTCTAAACTTTTTATTGCTAACCAGCTTTATGTCCCCTCTTATGTTAGTTTGGAATATGCTCTTAATTTTTATGGTTTGATTCCTGAAAGGGTGGTTGACATTACTTCTATCTGTACCCGAAAAACGAAAGAATTTCACAATGAGCTTGGAGTGTTCATCTATA
Proteins encoded:
- a CDS encoding PD-(D/E)XK nuclease family protein, with amino-acid sequence MTDFTNDFSWSKSRDNLFKECARKYYFRYYGSWGGWEFNAPERVRQIYILKQLKSRYIWIGQVVHSCIERSIKNIYKGIRPLNIEEIIKITERMMRADFASSKSGRYLKIPKTCALFEHEYNIDVGEDEWEKVYAYVEKCLRNFYGSELYQELYSCSLPKENWLEIEEFSSFWLDYVKVYVSLDFAYKHEQDIVIYDWKTGRSEKLEKDNIQLACYALYAMEKWKVPTTNIKTAEYNLGRNEIHKFPVDSAVIEGVKEYMRGSIRDMKELLRDKVLNEAVEEDFVKTIDENRCSKCNFKKVCLD
- a CDS encoding HEPN domain-containing protein; the encoded protein is MTPKNLKIKKEDRSAASDYLKKATDNYEQMLLAIQKDNFNASATLALQCVISSADAVCVFEKGVRSISPNHLDVCDLVGSLPIKEAKEKSTLLRKIIAKKNLIQYERRNFYQKEALEVVKIATRFYQWVNEQISLI
- a CDS encoding nucleotidyltransferase domain-containing protein, whose product is MAIEKSLDNILNSRSKVAIIRLFVSKTDDFRASGREIAKLVHLSAPAAHTALKGLYNQGVLKLDIIGKQHIYNLDSKNRTVKEMLRPMFEKEISVKEEIKDYLIKQIKQIDVQNKIISCILYGSLEKGETTDSSDVDVAVIIGNEKDKTEVEEKFLNNIAVNFKEYFKLNLDAYIKTKDEFRLRLKKNLPPVSTLMKSYSVIWGSEPLDI
- a CDS encoding prepilin-type N-terminal cleavage/methylation domain-containing protein; the protein is MNLVMNKENAGFTLLEILTVVAIIGLLAAMIFPTLGKMRIRARRSKAISELNTIKLALIDYYSEYSGFPYNDMAPDKSGLYKLFEEDYLDTALADAFESSQPYKYYSCNDGGVGTADSCIVFSVGVNGKEDPSYKDATIDDFDEAIRDAFPNMSDLDQMPTSDNIYLFTTNASRNDPLAIREGEIRYNK